One Glycine max cultivar Williams 82 chromosome 6, Glycine_max_v4.0, whole genome shotgun sequence DNA segment encodes these proteins:
- the LOC102664307 gene encoding uncharacterized protein, which translates to MDEDQWAYYSVMSEEVFATREDVLKWARTVAHENGFVAVIMRSDTYTGSRGRTSFVLIGCERSVHGGEGWAVKLICGIHNHELAKTLVGHPYAGRLTDDEKNIIADMTKLNLKPRNILLTLKEHNSNNSTYKTNRYRLPLLDIVGVTPTGMTFSAGFAYLEGERVNNLVWALERFRGLFLRNDRLPVVIVTDRDLALMNVVKVVFPECKNLLCRVKSAHWSLKRILQNSVGDLCSVWDAMKNMMMLQHTEIRASFETSTHVVGHVFKKTLYKRLLGMVSRNALNEISVEFERVHQLKDNLSSCGCVLRTTLGLPCACEQQRYEGGSIPLDAVHMYWRRLNFSDQGLCDAEVRIKEEINRIHKRFEELDVCGKVTFKSKLREFAFPDETSMCPPPTKVKTKGAPKKQHLARINKASSFAPPKPARMIPMLDQFPPFMHGFIEDVVDVKADGNCGYRSVSTLLGMGEKCWAMMRNELIKELGKWSQDYIKIFGGTERYEQLRLSLHVDGLSNVSMDKWMDITDMGYVIASRYNVILVSLSRQQSFTFFPLRSRPPADSAAHRIICVGHVFTSHFVQVH; encoded by the exons atggacgaagatcaatgggcATATTACAGTGTGATGTccgaagaa GTCTTTGCAACCCGAGAAGATGTTTTGAAGTGGGCTCGAAcggttgcccatgaaaatggtTTCGTTGCAGTAATTATGAGGTCTGATACATATACTGGCAGCAGAGGAAGAACTTCctttgtgttaattgggtgtgaaaggagcg TGCATGGAGGTGAAGGTTGGGCGGTGAAGCTGATATGTGGGATTCACAACCATGAATTGGCGAagaccttagttggacatccatatgctgGGAGATTGACAGATGATGAGAAGAATATcattgctgatatgacgaagtTGAATCtgaaaccaagaaacatcctgctaacgttgaaggagcacaacaGCAACA acagtacctacaaaacaaataggtacaggCTCCCATTGCTTGACATTGTGGGGGTGACACCAACCGGAATGACtttctctgctgggtttgctTATCTGGAGGGTGAGCGCGTGAACAATCTTGTATGGGCATTGGAACGGTTTCGAGgcctttttttaagaaacgatCGCCTTCCTGTTGTTATTGTCACAGACAGAGACCTAGCCCTGATGAATGTTGTGAAAGTTGTGTTTCCGGAGTGTAagaatttgttgtgcag ggttaaATCTGCTCATTGGTCTTTGAAAAGGATATTACAGAATAGCGTTGGAGACCtctgtagtgtttgggatgcaatGAAAAACATGATGATGTTGCAGCACACTGAAATTAGagcatcatttgaaacaagtacGCATGTCGTTGGTCATGTTTTTaagaaaaccttatacaagaggcttctggGAATGGTGTCAAGGAacgctttaaatgaaatttcGGTTGAGTTTGAGCGTGTACATCAATTGAAAGACAATCTGTCTTCTTGTGGGTGTGTCTTGAGAACCACGCtaggtcttccttgtgcatgcgAGCAACAAAGGTATGAGGGTGGCAGCATCCCACTGGATGCAGTCCATATGTACTGGAGGAGACTTAATTTTTCAGACCAGGGGCTATGTGATGCCGAAGTGAGAATCAAGGAAGAGATTAATAGAATACATAAAAGATTTGAGGAACTTGATGTTTGCGGGAAAGTTACTTTCAAGAGTAAACTCCGAGAATTTGCGTTTCCCGATGAGACctctatgtgtcctcctccaacAAAGGTTAAGACGAAAGGTGCCCCAAAAAAG CAACACTTGGCAAGGATCAACAAAGCATCATCTTTTGCACCACCGAAGCCAGCAAGGATGATCcccatgttggatcaatttccgCCATTTATGCATGGTTTCATTGAGGATGTTGTTGATGTGAAAGCAGATGGTAATTGTGGATATCGGTCAGTTTCCACTTTGTTAGGTATGGGAGAAAAGTGTTGGGCCATGATGcgtaatgaattgattaaagaacttggcaaatgGTCGCAAGACTACATAAAGATCTTTGGTGGCACGGAGAGATATGAACAGTTGAGGTTGTCCCTACACGTGGATGGGTTATCCAAT GTTAGTATGGACAaatggatggatataacggatATGGGATATGTAATTGCGTCAAGatataatgtaatccttgtatcaTTGTCACGACAACAGAGCTTCACATTTTTTCCTCTCAGAAGTCGACCACCGGCCGATTCTGCTGCGCACCGCATAATATGCGTCGGTCATGTGTTTACTagtcattttgttcaggtccattga